In Lysobacter firmicutimachus, one genomic interval encodes:
- the nuoE gene encoding NADH-quinone oxidoreductase subunit NuoE, with product MKATGNFEAAQHVDPMVALSDATRAHIDHWLTKFPPDRKRSAVLQGLHAAQEQNGGWLTDELIAAVAKYLGLPPVWAYEVASFYSMFETEKVGRNNVAFCTNISCWLNGAEQLVAHAEKKLGCKLGESTADGRVFLKREEECVAACCGAPVVVINGHYHEKLDAAKVDELLDGLK from the coding sequence ATGAAAGCGACAGGCAATTTCGAGGCCGCACAGCACGTCGATCCGATGGTGGCGTTGTCGGATGCGACGCGCGCGCACATCGATCACTGGCTGACCAAGTTCCCGCCGGACCGCAAGCGCTCGGCGGTGCTGCAGGGCCTGCATGCGGCGCAGGAGCAGAACGGCGGTTGGCTGACCGACGAGCTGATCGCCGCGGTGGCCAAGTACCTGGGCCTGCCGCCGGTGTGGGCCTACGAGGTCGCCAGCTTCTACTCGATGTTCGAGACCGAGAAGGTCGGCCGCAACAACGTCGCCTTCTGCACCAACATCAGCTGCTGGCTCAACGGCGCCGAGCAACTGGTCGCCCATGCCGAGAAGAAGCTGGGCTGCAAGCTGGGCGAATCCACCGCCGACGGCCGCGTGTTCCTCAAGCGCGAGGAAGAATGCGTGGCCGCGTGCTGCGGCGCGCCGGTGGTCGTCATCAACGGTCATTACCACGAGAAGCTCGACGCTGCCAAGGTCGACGAGCTGCTCGACGGTCTGAAGTGA
- the nuoF gene encoding NADH-quinone oxidoreductase subunit NuoF: MAHGHHDYSKGYGPVGPAPQEHQVVYTTLHYDTPWSYENYLKTGGYSALRKILTEKTDPAQIIDAVKASGLRGRGGAGFPTGLKWSFMPKGSGTQKYILCNSDESEPGTAKDRDILRFNPHSVVEGMAIACYATGSTVAYNYLRGEFHHEPFEHFEQALKEAYEHGWLGKNVLGSGVDIDIYGALGAGAYICGEETALMESLEGKKGQPRYKPPFPANFGLYGKPTTINNTETYASVPAILRNGAEWFLNLGKPNNGGPKIFSVSGHVANPGNFEIRLGTPFSELLQMAGGMRQGNKLKAVIPGGSSMKVLPAETIMACTMDYDSLQKAGSGLGSGAVIVMDETTCMVRACQRIARFYYKESCGQCTPCREGTGWMYRMLTRIAEKQATLDDLHMLRAAAGQIEGHTICAFGEAAAWPVQGFLHHFWDEFEYAIVNKRFLVDDQRAGTVIEKKVAA; the protein is encoded by the coding sequence ATGGCGCACGGTCACCACGATTATTCCAAGGGCTACGGCCCGGTCGGCCCGGCTCCGCAGGAGCACCAGGTCGTTTACACCACGCTGCACTACGACACGCCGTGGTCGTACGAGAACTACCTCAAGACCGGCGGCTACAGCGCGCTGCGCAAGATCCTGACCGAGAAGACCGATCCGGCGCAGATCATCGACGCGGTCAAGGCCTCGGGCCTGCGCGGCCGCGGCGGCGCGGGCTTCCCGACCGGCCTGAAGTGGAGCTTCATGCCCAAGGGCAGCGGCACCCAGAAGTACATCCTGTGCAACTCGGACGAATCCGAGCCGGGCACGGCCAAGGACCGCGACATCCTGCGCTTCAACCCGCACTCGGTGGTGGAGGGCATGGCGATCGCCTGCTACGCCACCGGTTCGACCGTGGCCTACAACTACCTGCGCGGCGAGTTCCATCACGAGCCGTTCGAGCACTTCGAGCAGGCGCTGAAGGAAGCCTACGAACACGGCTGGCTGGGCAAGAACGTGCTCGGCAGCGGCGTGGACATCGACATCTACGGCGCGCTCGGCGCCGGCGCCTACATCTGCGGCGAAGAGACCGCGCTGATGGAGTCGCTGGAAGGCAAGAAGGGCCAGCCGCGCTACAAGCCGCCGTTCCCGGCCAACTTCGGCCTGTACGGCAAGCCGACCACGATCAACAACACCGAGACCTACGCCTCGGTGCCGGCGATCCTGCGCAACGGCGCGGAGTGGTTCCTCAACCTCGGCAAGCCCAACAACGGCGGCCCGAAGATCTTCTCGGTCTCCGGCCATGTCGCCAACCCGGGCAACTTCGAGATCCGCCTCGGCACGCCGTTTTCGGAACTGCTGCAGATGGCCGGCGGCATGCGCCAGGGCAACAAGCTCAAGGCGGTGATTCCCGGCGGTTCGTCGATGAAGGTGCTGCCGGCCGAGACCATCATGGCCTGCACCATGGACTACGACTCGCTGCAGAAGGCCGGTTCCGGCCTGGGCTCGGGCGCGGTCATCGTCATGGACGAGACCACCTGCATGGTGCGCGCGTGCCAGCGCATCGCCCGGTTCTACTACAAGGAAAGCTGCGGCCAGTGCACGCCGTGCCGAGAAGGCACCGGCTGGATGTACCGCATGCTGACCCGCATCGCCGAGAAGCAGGCGACCCTGGACGATCTGCACATGCTGCGCGCCGCCGCCGGCCAGATCGAAGGCCACACCATCTGCGCGTTCGGCGAAGCCGCCGCGTGGCCGGTGCAGGGTTTCCTGCACCACTTCTGGGACGAGTTCGAGTACGCGATCGTGAACAAGCGCTTCCTGGTCGACGACCAGCGCGCCGGCACGGTCATTGAAAAGAAGGTGGCGGCATGA
- a CDS encoding NADH-quinone oxidoreductase subunit D produces MSNPASVMPQANTSGLNNAEIRNYTLNFGPQHPAAHGVLRLILEMDGEVVQRADPHIGLLHRGTEKLAESKPFNQSIGYMDRLDYVSMMCNEHAYVRAIETLLGIEAPVRAQYIRTMFDEITRILNHLMWVGSNALDLGAMAVFLYAFREREELMDCYEAVSGARMHAAYYRPGGVYRDLPDRMPKYKESPWKKGASLKRFNEWREGSMLDYLDAFADDFPKRVDEYETLLTDNRIWKQRTVGVGVVSPEQALAWGMTGPMIRGSGIAWDLRKKQPYAKYAEVDFDIPVGVNGDCYDRYLVRVAEMRESTRIIKQCVKWLRANPGPVIVDNFKVAPPKREEMKDDMEALIHHFKLFSEGYCVPAGETYSAVEAPKGEFGCYLVSDGANKPFRVKLRAPGFAHLSSMDEIVKGHMLADVVAMIGTYDIVFGEIDR; encoded by the coding sequence ATGAGCAACCCCGCTAGCGTCATGCCGCAAGCCAACACCTCCGGCCTCAACAACGCCGAGATCCGCAACTACACGCTGAACTTCGGCCCGCAGCATCCGGCCGCGCACGGCGTGCTGCGTCTGATCCTGGAAATGGACGGCGAAGTCGTGCAGCGCGCCGACCCGCATATCGGCCTGCTCCATCGCGGCACCGAGAAGCTGGCCGAGTCCAAGCCGTTCAATCAGTCGATCGGCTACATGGACCGCCTCGACTACGTGTCGATGATGTGCAACGAGCACGCCTACGTGCGCGCGATCGAGACCCTGCTGGGGATCGAGGCGCCGGTGCGCGCGCAGTACATCCGCACCATGTTCGACGAGATCACCCGCATCCTGAACCACCTGATGTGGGTCGGCTCCAACGCGCTCGACCTGGGCGCGATGGCCGTGTTTTTGTACGCTTTCCGCGAACGCGAAGAGCTGATGGACTGCTACGAGGCGGTCTCCGGCGCGCGCATGCACGCGGCCTACTACCGTCCGGGCGGCGTCTACCGCGACCTGCCGGACCGGATGCCGAAGTACAAGGAATCGCCCTGGAAGAAGGGCGCCAGCCTGAAGCGCTTCAACGAATGGCGCGAAGGCTCGATGCTCGATTACCTCGACGCCTTCGCCGACGATTTCCCCAAGCGCGTCGACGAGTACGAGACGCTGCTGACCGACAACCGCATCTGGAAGCAGCGTACCGTCGGCGTCGGCGTGGTCTCGCCCGAGCAGGCCCTGGCCTGGGGCATGACCGGCCCGATGATCCGCGGCTCCGGCATCGCCTGGGACCTGCGCAAGAAGCAGCCCTACGCCAAGTACGCGGAAGTCGATTTCGACATTCCGGTCGGCGTCAACGGCGACTGCTACGACCGCTACCTGGTGCGCGTCGCCGAGATGCGCGAATCCACCCGCATCATCAAGCAGTGCGTGAAGTGGCTGCGCGCCAACCCCGGCCCCGTGATCGTCGACAACTTCAAGGTCGCCCCGCCCAAGCGCGAGGAGATGAAGGACGACATGGAAGCGCTGATCCATCACTTCAAGCTGTTCTCGGAAGGCTACTGCGTCCCGGCCGGCGAGACCTACAGCGCGGTGGAAGCGCCCAAGGGCGAGTTCGGCTGCTACCTGGTCTCCGACGGCGCCAACAAGCCGTTCCGGGTCAAGCTGCGCGCCCCGGGCTTCGCCCACCTGTCGTCGATGGACGAGATCGTCAAGGGCCACATGCTGGCCGACGTGGTGGCGATGATCGGCACCTACGACATCGTGTTCGGCGAGATCGATCGATGA